One window of Thermacetogenium phaeum DSM 12270 genomic DNA carries:
- a CDS encoding trimethylamine methyltransferase family protein has product MDRYRSNYEEQITPRLTWVSDSQLEQIHYASLEILERTGTVVQNQEALKLLKDAGCRVRENRVWIPAWLVEECLRLAPKRICIADRLGRRVMPLEKNRVYYGTGSDLPFTVDIDTEERRVSCKEDVSRAARLMDYLPNYDFIMSYAIASDTNPRVSDLHQFEAMTRESSKPVIFTAHNAANTEAVIEMAAACVGGEDNLRSNPYIILYSEPISPLIHTDEGVAKMFKCFEYDIPVVYTSGVLAGATTPVTKAGCIAQINAEGLAGVVMAQLKKKGAPIIIGGGATPMDMKTTVTLYGAPETSMNYAVMTQLAQFYGLPNFTEAGCVNAPLPDVQAGVEAAMTIMLTQLEGCNLVHDVGYLEGGKTGYLPFLAICDDIIDMARYTGAGTRITPEHLAVDCIHDVGPGGNFMGHGHTFKYFREEIWSPRFFVRYLWEQWEARGKKTPLDLATAKVREILEEHRAAALPDGAVEEMQAIIRRREAECRD; this is encoded by the coding sequence GTGGATAGATACAGATCAAACTATGAGGAACAGATAACACCGCGACTGACCTGGGTCTCCGATTCCCAGCTGGAGCAGATCCATTATGCTTCCTTGGAGATCCTGGAGCGTACCGGGACGGTTGTGCAGAACCAGGAGGCACTGAAACTGCTAAAGGATGCGGGCTGCCGGGTCCGGGAGAACCGGGTGTGGATCCCGGCCTGGCTGGTAGAGGAATGCCTGCGCCTGGCGCCCAAGCGCATTTGCATCGCCGACAGGCTCGGCAGGCGGGTGATGCCGCTGGAGAAGAACCGTGTTTATTACGGGACGGGCTCGGATCTTCCCTTTACCGTAGATATAGATACAGAAGAGAGAAGGGTGTCCTGCAAGGAAGACGTCAGCCGGGCGGCCAGATTGATGGACTACCTGCCGAACTATGATTTCATTATGAGCTATGCCATTGCCTCCGATACCAATCCCCGTGTCAGCGACCTGCACCAGTTCGAAGCAATGACCCGAGAGAGCAGCAAACCGGTTATTTTCACCGCCCACAATGCAGCAAACACCGAAGCAGTGATCGAGATGGCGGCCGCCTGTGTCGGCGGAGAGGACAACCTGAGGAGCAACCCCTACATCATTCTCTACTCCGAGCCCATCTCCCCCCTTATCCATACCGATGAGGGGGTTGCCAAGATGTTCAAGTGCTTTGAATACGACATTCCCGTCGTCTATACCTCCGGGGTCCTGGCCGGGGCGACGACGCCGGTAACCAAGGCAGGGTGTATCGCCCAGATCAACGCCGAGGGGCTGGCGGGAGTGGTAATGGCGCAGCTGAAGAAGAAGGGTGCTCCGATCATCATCGGAGGGGGAGCAACCCCGATGGACATGAAGACCACCGTCACCCTCTACGGGGCGCCGGAGACCTCCATGAACTACGCCGTCATGACGCAGCTCGCCCAGTTCTACGGGCTTCCCAATTTCACCGAGGCGGGCTGTGTCAATGCCCCTCTGCCCGACGTGCAGGCAGGGGTGGAAGCCGCCATGACCATCATGCTGACCCAGCTGGAGGGATGCAACCTGGTGCACGACGTGGGCTATCTGGAGGGAGGCAAGACGGGATATCTCCCCTTCCTGGCCATCTGCGATGATATCATTGACATGGCCCGCTACACCGGAGCCGGAACCAGGATCACGCCGGAGCACCTGGCGGTTGATTGCATCCATGACGTAGGCCCCGGAGGCAACTTCATGGGGCACGGCCATACCTTTAAGTACTTCCGGGAAGAGATCTGGTCACCCCGCTTCTTTGTAAGGTACCTCTGGGAACAGTGGGAGGCCAGGGGGAAAAAGACACCGCTGGATCTCGCCACGGCGAAGGTCAGGGAGATACTGGAAGAACATCGAGCCGCCGCCCTCCCCGACGGTGCGGTGGAAGAGATGCAGGCGATCATCAGGCGCCGGGAAGCGGAGTGCCGGGATTAG
- a CDS encoding proline racemase family protein: MQLELVLSVIDSHTAGEPTRIFSGGLPRLHGNTMLEKMLYMQRHYDWIRTSTMMEPRGHREMVGAVLTEPTHPEAHVGVFYIDCGYYAPMCGAGALAVGKVLVETGRVPAVEPVTTVVQETPAGLVKTYVEVRDGEVLSVSLENVPSFLYRQNIPLEVPEIGRITVDIAWGGNFFVMVDIEQVAAGIDALPVHRLARLGTAILQVAREQVKVQHPLAPQITFLNDLMFCQQPDKPGAPYRGFVVFGNTQVDRSPCGTGTCARMARHYARGELKLNETFVHQSPAKTLFYGKLIKEVKVGDFTAVVPVIQGEVFITGFNQLVIDRRDPLKKGFLLD, translated from the coding sequence GTGCAGTTGGAGCTCGTATTGAGTGTGATCGATTCACATACTGCAGGTGAACCCACCAGGATCTTCTCCGGAGGCCTTCCCCGCCTACATGGCAACACCATGCTGGAGAAGATGCTGTATATGCAGCGGCACTATGACTGGATCCGCACCAGCACCATGATGGAACCCAGAGGGCATCGTGAGATGGTCGGAGCGGTCTTGACGGAACCCACTCACCCTGAGGCCCACGTCGGGGTTTTTTACATAGATTGCGGCTACTACGCACCCATGTGCGGAGCGGGGGCGCTGGCGGTGGGCAAGGTCCTGGTGGAAACCGGTCGGGTTCCGGCGGTTGAGCCCGTGACGACGGTAGTGCAGGAGACCCCTGCCGGCCTGGTGAAGACCTACGTGGAAGTAAGGGATGGGGAAGTTTTGTCGGTATCCCTGGAAAACGTACCCTCATTCCTGTATCGACAGAATATCCCCTTGGAAGTTCCGGAGATCGGGCGGATTACGGTGGATATCGCTTGGGGAGGAAACTTTTTTGTAATGGTTGATATAGAGCAGGTTGCAGCCGGTATCGACGCCCTACCGGTCCACCGGCTGGCCCGGCTGGGGACCGCAATCCTGCAGGTTGCCAGAGAGCAGGTCAAGGTGCAGCACCCCCTGGCCCCCCAGATCACTTTTCTCAATGATCTCATGTTTTGCCAGCAGCCGGACAAACCGGGCGCGCCTTACCGGGGATTCGTGGTTTTCGGAAATACCCAGGTCGATCGTTCCCCTTGCGGGACAGGTACGTGCGCCCGTATGGCCAGGCACTATGCCAGGGGTGAGCTGAAACTGAACGAGACATTCGTCCATCAGAGCCCTGCCAAAACGCTTTTTTACGGAAAGCTGATCAAAGAGGTGAAAGTAGGCGATTTTACGGCCGTTGTTCCGGTTATTCAGGGTGAGGTATTTATCACGGGGTTCAATCAGTTGGTAATCGACCGTCGCGATCCGCTGAAAAAGGGCTTTCTCCTTGATTGA
- a CDS encoding sodium:solute symporter family protein → MLLTVLIVYVIFVLAIGIWAGRYNKSMTDFLLAGRRLGLLLATFTLTATYFGGGYFLGLSSYAYDHGWVALWQAIGGGLGFILVAFVAFKMRDLAFYTVPDYLEHRYGGKTIRVLSALLSLIALVGILGAQVLATRAVLAMVGVESNIGLILAALIFVGYTVVGGLWAVTLTDFVQVSIAALGAVIAAVVAVSRAGGYQSLVATVTAQGVGEGFFTWSGGDISLVMWLTLPMMMYTLIGQDVYQRLFATKDGKTARTAGILSGLAIVVICIFTVLIGLAAKAIFPDLADSSQAATTVISSFFHPVMAGIILAAVMAAIMSTADSILTAGTSHIIRDFYMEVFGVKEEGNEKRLLALSRLWTLILGVGSIFFALAIPSIIDILNYSYFLYTGGVFVPVVGGILWKRATRQGAVAGLLVGAAMAVIGLITKLNVWGIPVEIYSGIVSAVVFIIVSLATRQPYMELRHKA, encoded by the coding sequence ATGTTACTTACTGTACTGATCGTTTACGTAATTTTTGTGCTCGCCATAGGGATTTGGGCCGGGCGTTATAACAAGAGTATGACCGATTTCCTATTGGCTGGCCGCAGGCTGGGGCTGCTGCTGGCGACCTTTACCCTGACGGCTACCTATTTTGGCGGCGGTTATTTTCTGGGGCTGTCCAGCTATGCTTATGATCACGGCTGGGTCGCCCTGTGGCAGGCCATCGGAGGAGGCCTCGGGTTTATTCTGGTTGCCTTTGTTGCCTTTAAAATGAGGGATTTGGCATTCTACACGGTTCCGGACTATCTGGAACACAGGTACGGCGGCAAGACAATCAGGGTTTTAAGCGCTTTGCTGTCCCTCATTGCCCTGGTGGGAATTCTTGGCGCTCAGGTGCTGGCCACCCGCGCCGTGCTGGCGATGGTCGGGGTGGAGTCTAATATCGGACTTATCCTTGCTGCGTTGATCTTTGTCGGCTATACTGTGGTGGGCGGTCTTTGGGCGGTGACCCTGACCGACTTCGTGCAGGTATCGATCGCTGCTCTTGGTGCCGTCATTGCGGCTGTTGTGGCCGTTTCCAGAGCCGGAGGCTACCAAAGCCTGGTTGCCACGGTGACGGCTCAAGGTGTCGGAGAGGGCTTTTTCACTTGGTCGGGTGGCGATATCTCTCTAGTCATGTGGTTAACCCTCCCCATGATGATGTACACCTTGATCGGACAGGACGTCTATCAGCGTTTGTTCGCTACCAAAGACGGCAAGACGGCCAGGACTGCCGGCATTTTGTCCGGTTTGGCGATCGTGGTGATATGCATCTTCACCGTACTCATCGGCCTGGCTGCCAAAGCTATATTCCCAGATCTGGCCGATTCGAGTCAAGCCGCCACAACGGTGATCAGTAGCTTTTTCCATCCGGTGATGGCGGGGATAATTCTGGCTGCTGTGATGGCGGCGATTATGTCAACGGCCGATTCCATTCTCACTGCGGGGACTTCTCATATAATCAGGGATTTTTACATGGAGGTCTTCGGAGTCAAAGAGGAAGGGAATGAGAAAAGGCTGCTGGCCCTGAGCCGGTTGTGGACACTGATCCTGGGCGTCGGCAGCATCTTCTTCGCTCTGGCGATCCCGAGCATTATTGATATACTCAACTACTCGTACTTCCTCTACACCGGTGGGGTGTTCGTTCCTGTTGTCGGAGGCATTCTCTGGAAGAGGGCAACCCGCCAGGGCGCCGTTGCCGGGCTGCTGGTGGGGGCGGCTATGGCCGTCATTGGGTTGATTACCAAGCTTAATGTCTGGGGCATACCTGTGGAAATTTACTCTGGAATCGTCTCTGCCGTCGTTTTCATTATTGTATCATTGGCTACCAGGCAGCCGTACATGGAGCTCCGGCACAAAGCCTAG
- a CDS encoding urocanate hydratase translates to MLDNATIAGAMTIKLDGELPEMPEFVPGIRRAPSRGFNLTPEQTKIALKNALRYVPEELHEKLALEFLDELLTRGRIYAYRYRPPGRIYARPIDEYEGNCIEGKAFQVMIDNNLDFEVALYPYELVTYGETGRVCQNWMQYRLLKKYLEVMTDSQTLVVMSGHPLGLFPSKPDAPRVIITNALMVGMYDNLKDWEIAEEMGVANYGQMTAGGWMYIGPQGIVHGTFNTILNAGRLKLGIPQDGDLRGHLFVSSGLGGMSGAQPKAVEIAGGVGVIAEVDYSRIQTRYEQKWVSRVSDDLDDIFRTVDEYLHKREPISIAYYGNVVDLLEYIVRNDIKVDLLSDQTSCHAAYEGGYCPQGLTFEERTRLLATDREKFKELVDRSLRRHYELIKALVDRGTYFFDYGNSFMKAVFDAGVKEIARNGVDERDGFIWPSYVEDIMGPQLFDYGYGPFRWVCLSGKHEDLVKTDRAAMECIDPSRRGQDRDNYIWIRDAEKNNLVVGSQARILYQDAEGRMKIALKFNEMVRKGEIGPVMIGRDHHDVSGTDSPFRETANIKDGSNIMADMAVQCFAGNAARGMSLVALHNGGGVGIGKAINGGFGLVLDGSERVDEIIKSSLLWDVMCGVARRSWARNEHSIETSIEFNKNYEGFGHITLPYLVDEELVDELVAEKLKQNSG, encoded by the coding sequence ATGCTTGACAATGCCACAATAGCTGGGGCGATGACGATCAAACTGGACGGCGAGCTACCGGAGATGCCGGAGTTTGTGCCCGGCATCAGGAGGGCGCCCAGCCGGGGGTTTAACCTGACGCCGGAGCAGACGAAGATTGCCTTAAAAAACGCCCTTCGCTATGTGCCTGAAGAGCTCCATGAAAAGCTGGCACTGGAATTTCTGGATGAACTGCTAACCCGGGGAAGGATCTATGCCTACCGCTATCGCCCGCCGGGAAGGATCTACGCCCGCCCGATCGACGAGTACGAAGGGAATTGTATCGAAGGTAAGGCCTTCCAGGTGATGATCGACAACAACCTTGACTTTGAGGTCGCCCTTTATCCTTACGAGCTGGTGACCTACGGCGAGACGGGGAGAGTCTGCCAGAACTGGATGCAGTACCGGCTGCTCAAGAAGTACCTGGAGGTCATGACCGACAGTCAGACCCTGGTGGTGATGTCAGGGCATCCCCTCGGGCTGTTTCCCTCGAAGCCGGACGCTCCGCGGGTCATCATCACCAATGCCCTGATGGTCGGGATGTACGACAACCTTAAAGACTGGGAAATTGCCGAAGAGATGGGGGTTGCCAACTACGGCCAGATGACCGCCGGGGGCTGGATGTACATCGGTCCGCAGGGTATCGTCCACGGCACCTTCAACACCATCCTCAATGCCGGCAGGCTGAAACTCGGCATACCGCAAGACGGCGACCTGAGGGGCCATCTCTTCGTATCCTCCGGGCTTGGGGGGATGAGCGGCGCCCAGCCCAAGGCCGTGGAGATAGCCGGTGGGGTAGGAGTCATCGCCGAAGTGGACTACTCCAGAATCCAGACCCGATACGAACAGAAATGGGTAAGCCGGGTTTCCGATGACCTTGACGATATCTTCAGAACGGTAGACGAATACCTGCACAAAAGGGAACCCATTTCGATAGCCTACTACGGCAACGTAGTGGATCTGCTGGAATACATCGTGAGGAATGATATTAAAGTCGATCTCCTCTCCGATCAGACCTCCTGCCACGCTGCTTACGAAGGCGGCTACTGTCCCCAGGGTCTGACCTTTGAGGAAAGAACCAGGCTTTTGGCCACCGACCGGGAAAAATTCAAGGAGCTTGTCGACCGGAGTCTGCGGCGCCACTACGAACTGATCAAAGCCCTGGTCGACCGGGGTACCTACTTTTTCGACTACGGAAACTCCTTCATGAAGGCAGTATTTGATGCCGGCGTCAAAGAAATCGCCAGAAACGGAGTAGACGAGAGGGACGGTTTTATCTGGCCCTCGTATGTTGAGGACATCATGGGCCCCCAACTCTTCGATTACGGGTACGGGCCCTTCCGATGGGTTTGTTTGAGCGGCAAGCACGAAGACCTGGTTAAGACCGACAGGGCGGCCATGGAATGCATCGATCCCAGCCGCAGGGGGCAGGACCGGGACAACTACATCTGGATCCGGGATGCCGAGAAGAACAACCTGGTCGTCGGATCGCAGGCCAGGATCCTCTATCAGGACGCTGAGGGCCGGATGAAGATCGCCCTCAAATTCAACGAAATGGTGAGAAAAGGTGAAATCGGCCCGGTCATGATCGGCAGGGATCACCATGACGTCAGCGGCACCGATTCCCCATTTAGAGAAACGGCCAACATCAAAGACGGCAGCAACATCATGGCCGACATGGCGGTTCAGTGCTTTGCCGGGAACGCCGCCAGGGGGATGAGCCTGGTTGCCCTGCACAACGGGGGAGGAGTCGGCATCGGCAAGGCGATCAACGGAGGTTTCGGCCTTGTTTTGGACGGCAGCGAAAGGGTCGACGAGATCATCAAGTCCTCCTTGCTGTGGGACGTGATGTGCGGAGTAGCCCGTCGCTCCTGGGCGCGCAACGAGCACTCCATCGAAACCAGCATCGAGTTCAACAAAAACTACGAGGGTTTCGGGCACATCACCCTGCCCTACCTGGTCGACGAGGAACTGGTCGATGAACTGGTAGCTGAAAAGCTGAAACAAAACAGCGGATAG
- a CDS encoding aldehyde ferredoxin oxidoreductase family protein, producing MWNNLAGELVLVDLTAQEITRKPCPEEVLRNYLGGRGLGAYLLLRHLDPAVRPLDPENILIFAGGLLGGTRMITTGRLHVGARSPLTGLIGISNGGGSFGAELRACGILALIVTGRAQCPVFINIRGDRITVEDAGSVWGLKTGEARRRIRKLAGDERAQVLLIGPAGENLSPLACIMTDVGHAAGRTGMGAVMGSKNLKAVAVKKMDSLKRDVPEAAVAAVKNYIARLKSLPCWEMWTTSGSSGWLKWTDAQGASGAKNYRQVTFEGVETACGSHYRDLVVKHHACYNCPIRCRAFVRIDRGRHEGFVGDRGEYEPLSSWGPRCGNADGLESIYLINMCDEYGLDSLGTGNVVAFAMDIYDRGILTGEDTGGLELTWGKAEAMEELIRQIAGRSTRLGDTLSQGVKRAAEIIGRGAEEYAYHVKGLSITIMDPRGFKGTGLGYAVSNRGGDFGYVYAKPEYTYTPEQALQAYGTEKAADRLAEEGKPAMVRQCMLACAVIDSLGICKIPEFGMLLDFDVKAAAAVLSAFAGGEFAPELLMKIGERIVNAERLLNFRFGATGRDDTLPKKFLVEPIAEGPCKGSVVRLEPMLKEFYALMGWQEDGSIPLSKQRELGLEELAAGPALPLLR from the coding sequence ATGTGGAACAATCTGGCGGGGGAGCTGGTGCTGGTCGATTTGACTGCTCAGGAAATAACAAGGAAACCGTGTCCTGAAGAGGTGCTCAGAAACTACCTGGGAGGACGCGGTCTCGGCGCTTATCTCCTCTTGAGGCACCTCGACCCGGCGGTGCGACCACTCGATCCGGAAAACATTCTGATATTTGCCGGCGGGCTCCTGGGTGGCACCCGGATGATCACCACCGGCCGACTGCATGTGGGGGCCCGCTCCCCCCTCACCGGCCTGATCGGGATTTCCAACGGCGGGGGGTCCTTTGGAGCGGAGCTTAGAGCCTGCGGAATCCTCGCCCTGATCGTTACGGGCCGGGCGCAGTGTCCCGTCTTTATCAACATCCGGGGGGATCGGATCACCGTCGAGGACGCCGGTTCGGTCTGGGGGCTCAAAACGGGGGAGGCCCGCCGCAGGATCCGGAAACTGGCGGGGGACGAACGGGCTCAGGTGCTCCTGATCGGACCCGCCGGGGAAAACCTTTCCCCTCTAGCCTGTATCATGACAGATGTGGGGCACGCCGCCGGCCGGACGGGAATGGGAGCTGTCATGGGGTCGAAGAACCTCAAAGCCGTTGCGGTGAAGAAAATGGATTCTCTGAAAAGGGATGTACCGGAGGCTGCGGTGGCGGCGGTAAAGAATTACATCGCCAGGCTGAAGTCCCTCCCCTGCTGGGAGATGTGGACTACATCGGGTTCCTCCGGCTGGCTGAAATGGACCGATGCCCAGGGTGCCTCCGGGGCCAAGAATTACAGGCAGGTGACCTTCGAGGGGGTAGAGACTGCCTGCGGCTCTCATTACAGGGATCTGGTGGTGAAACACCATGCCTGCTACAACTGCCCGATCCGCTGCCGGGCCTTCGTCCGGATCGACAGGGGCAGGCATGAGGGGTTTGTTGGGGACAGGGGAGAGTACGAGCCGCTCTCCTCCTGGGGGCCTAGGTGCGGCAATGCCGACGGGCTGGAAAGCATCTACCTTATCAATATGTGCGATGAATACGGTCTCGACAGTCTGGGAACGGGTAATGTGGTGGCCTTTGCCATGGACATCTATGATCGGGGGATACTGACCGGAGAAGACACGGGTGGCCTGGAGCTCACCTGGGGGAAGGCGGAGGCCATGGAGGAGCTGATCCGCCAGATCGCCGGGCGCAGTACCAGGTTGGGGGATACCCTGTCCCAAGGTGTGAAAAGGGCTGCGGAGATCATCGGCAGGGGAGCCGAAGAGTACGCCTACCACGTCAAGGGCCTCAGCATCACCATCATGGATCCCCGGGGTTTTAAAGGAACGGGCCTGGGTTATGCTGTCTCCAATAGGGGAGGGGATTTCGGCTACGTCTACGCCAAGCCGGAATACACCTATACCCCCGAGCAGGCCTTGCAGGCCTATGGCACTGAGAAAGCCGCCGACAGGCTGGCGGAGGAGGGGAAGCCGGCCATGGTCAGGCAGTGTATGCTGGCCTGCGCCGTGATCGACTCCCTGGGTATCTGCAAGATACCGGAGTTCGGCATGCTGCTGGACTTTGATGTGAAGGCGGCTGCTGCCGTTCTCTCTGCCTTCGCTGGAGGGGAGTTTGCTCCCGAGCTGTTGATGAAAATCGGTGAGAGGATCGTCAACGCCGAACGCCTTTTGAACTTCCGGTTCGGGGCCACCGGCCGGGATGATACCCTTCCCAAAAAGTTCCTGGTAGAGCCGATAGCGGAAGGGCCCTGCAAGGGTTCGGTGGTCCGGCTGGAACCAATGCTGAAGGAATTTTACGCCTTAATGGGGTGGCAGGAGGACGGTTCCATTCCACTATCCAAACAAAGGGAGCTGGGGCTGGAGGAACTGGCGGCCGGCCCTGCGCTCCCATTGCTCCGCTGA
- a CDS encoding DMT family transporter: MAAVKLPAAAGPLTGSDFTKGTLLALFSGICSGFIPIFALYAYRGQASVLTFIFLRTLIGASVFFLYLWRKSLPVHLSWRQLGCLFVMGGVLETLQSALYLTSVKYLQASLVQLIFYTYPALVALFSFLLFREKQSLRTVAGIAISFTGLSMVLGASAGRANPLGMALAFGSALICSVVILLSYRLVREIDSLLVGAFLSLFTALTVLPVGLLEKGISLAIELEAWLAIIGCALVATNLARFCFLTGMRLIGSTLASLLCMVEPLVTVVFSALLFSQFLTWLQLLGGLIVLLGGAIAVASR; encoded by the coding sequence ATGGCGGCAGTCAAACTGCCGGCGGCTGCCGGTCCGCTCACCGGGAGTGATTTCACAAAAGGGACCCTGCTGGCCTTGTTTTCCGGTATTTGCTCCGGCTTCATTCCTATTTTTGCCCTGTACGCCTACCGGGGGCAGGCGAGCGTGCTCACCTTTATTTTTCTGCGGACGCTGATCGGGGCGAGCGTCTTTTTTCTGTACCTCTGGAGGAAATCTCTGCCGGTACATCTGTCCTGGCGTCAGCTCGGCTGCCTATTCGTTATGGGAGGGGTGCTGGAGACGCTCCAATCAGCGCTCTACCTCACCTCTGTGAAATACCTCCAGGCTTCGTTGGTTCAGCTTATTTTCTATACCTACCCTGCCCTGGTGGCCCTGTTTTCATTCTTGCTGTTCCGGGAGAAGCAGTCGCTGAGGACCGTTGCAGGAATTGCCATTTCCTTCACAGGGTTGAGCATGGTGCTGGGGGCCTCGGCAGGGAGGGCAAACCCGCTGGGAATGGCACTGGCGTTTGGCTCTGCTCTCATCTGTTCGGTGGTGATTCTGCTGAGTTACCGGCTGGTGAGGGAGATCGATTCCTTGCTGGTCGGGGCTTTTTTATCCCTGTTTACGGCTTTAACGGTTCTGCCGGTAGGGCTGCTGGAGAAAGGGATCAGTCTCGCAATTGAGCTCGAGGCGTGGCTGGCCATCATCGGCTGCGCCTTGGTTGCCACGAACCTGGCCAGGTTCTGCTTTCTCACCGGTATGAGGCTGATCGGTTCCACCCTGGCCTCCCTCCTCTGCATGGTCGAACCTCTGGTCACGGTGGTATTTTCGGCCCTGCTGTTTTCTCAGTTTTTGACATGGCTGCAGTTGCTGGGCGGCTTGATTGTTCTCCTGGGAGGGGCTATTGCCGTTGCCTCTCGATGA
- a CDS encoding ATP-binding protein, with product MQLLDDFARVFQAPDFVKPYLHLFATAEEMRLVVLLDGRSLTAGEIASVMQVAPEEMTVFLEQACRRRILKREVRERAVLFGAATFYDRLDHYAKYGNYYVIPRKARRQLDEWCFEEYLRRNDYFKQVLEKDPDYEKCHNEWVLLLSEVEEMIAAADSIRVLPCNCKMLADNCGFSREVCLELWQGSPEEAEGRELSKEEARRLVRRLDREGLMHTGGPPDWEETGRGHVCNCCICCCYPLRAARRLGTKGKWPRSRYIAVYDRERCHYCGLCTKRCPFGAFYHDGGEIVKEGIARKNVVFDSELCWGCGLCFNACPGQAITMERI from the coding sequence ATGCAGCTCTTGGATGATTTTGCAAGGGTATTTCAGGCACCCGATTTTGTCAAACCGTATCTCCACCTGTTCGCAACCGCTGAGGAAATGCGGCTGGTTGTCCTGCTCGACGGCAGAAGCCTGACCGCAGGAGAAATCGCCTCGGTGATGCAGGTAGCACCCGAGGAGATGACCGTTTTTTTAGAACAGGCCTGCCGCAGGCGGATCCTGAAGCGGGAAGTTCGGGAGAGAGCGGTCCTGTTCGGTGCGGCAACTTTTTACGACAGGCTGGACCATTACGCCAAGTACGGCAATTATTACGTCATCCCCAGGAAGGCCCGCAGGCAGCTGGACGAATGGTGCTTCGAGGAATACCTCCGGAGGAACGATTACTTCAAGCAGGTGCTCGAGAAAGACCCGGATTACGAAAAGTGCCATAATGAATGGGTGCTTCTGCTCTCCGAGGTGGAGGAAATGATCGCGGCCGCAGACTCCATCCGGGTGCTTCCCTGTAACTGCAAGATGCTGGCGGATAACTGCGGCTTCTCCAGGGAGGTCTGCTTGGAGCTTTGGCAGGGTTCCCCGGAAGAGGCAGAAGGCAGGGAGTTGAGCAAAGAGGAGGCCAGGAGGCTGGTCCGCAGGCTGGATCGGGAGGGGCTGATGCATACCGGCGGCCCCCCTGACTGGGAGGAAACCGGGCGGGGCCATGTCTGCAACTGCTGCATATGCTGCTGCTATCCCTTGAGGGCTGCCCGTAGGCTGGGAACCAAGGGTAAGTGGCCAAGGTCTCGCTACATCGCCGTTTATGACCGGGAACGCTGCCACTACTGCGGTTTGTGTACCAAGCGCTGTCCATTTGGAGCCTTTTACCATGACGGCGGCGAGATCGTGAAAGAGGGCATTGCCCGAAAGAATGTGGTTTTCGATTCTGAGCTCTGTTGGGGCTGCGGTCTTTGCTTCAACGCCTGTCCCGGACAGGCCATCACCATGGAGAGGATCTGA
- a CDS encoding ABC transporter substrate-binding protein, with amino-acid sequence MRKLFHYGMALLLVLALLVGAGGCSGSSSETTGEKPTIVVGSKTFTEALLLGTMTYYYLQDLGYPVENKVGLGELAVIRPALESGEIGCYWEYTGTVLINVMQHEPSFDEEESFNLVKEWDAKNGIIWLDYAPLNDTYGIMVRKDIADKYNLKTTSELIEQIKKGEKLRFVSTQEYNERPDGLAHFEEVYGFKYPRDLVINAALNVGYEALKTGQAEVGLAFTTDARVKAYNLVMLEDDKKCFPVYNAAPLFRKEILEAYPEIPEQMKKLSSLLDNDTIMELNKQVDVDKKSVGEVAKDFLKKNGLIK; translated from the coding sequence GTGAGAAAACTTTTCCATTACGGTATGGCTCTGCTTCTGGTGCTGGCGCTGCTGGTTGGAGCAGGGGGGTGTTCTGGCAGCAGTTCTGAAACAACCGGTGAAAAACCCACCATTGTGGTCGGCTCAAAAACCTTTACCGAGGCCCTGCTGTTGGGCACCATGACCTACTACTATCTCCAAGACCTCGGCTACCCGGTGGAAAACAAGGTCGGGCTCGGCGAGCTAGCGGTGATCAGGCCGGCGCTGGAATCGGGGGAGATCGGCTGCTATTGGGAGTACACTGGAACCGTGCTGATCAACGTGATGCAGCACGAGCCCAGTTTCGATGAGGAAGAGAGCTTCAATCTGGTCAAGGAATGGGATGCCAAGAACGGCATCATCTGGCTTGACTACGCGCCGCTCAACGATACCTACGGGATTATGGTGAGGAAAGATATCGCCGACAAATACAACCTGAAGACCACCTCTGAGCTCATTGAGCAGATCAAAAAGGGTGAGAAACTGCGGTTTGTGAGCACCCAGGAGTACAACGAGCGCCCCGATGGTCTTGCCCACTTCGAAGAAGTGTACGGGTTCAAATACCCCAGGGATCTGGTCATCAACGCCGCTTTGAACGTCGGCTATGAGGCCCTGAAAACGGGGCAGGCCGAGGTAGGCCTGGCCTTTACCACCGATGCACGGGTCAAGGCCTACAATCTGGTCATGCTGGAAGACGATAAGAAGTGCTTCCCGGTCTACAACGCCGCTCCGCTCTTCAGGAAAGAGATCCTGGAAGCCTACCCGGAGATACCGGAGCAGATGAAGAAATTAAGCTCACTGCTGGACAACGACACCATCATGGAACTGAACAAGCAGGTGGATGTGGATAAGAAGAGCGTCGGCGAGGTCGCCAAGGACTTCCTCAAGAAGAACGGCCTGATCAAGTAA